A section of the Falco peregrinus isolate bFalPer1 chromosome 3, bFalPer1.pri, whole genome shotgun sequence genome encodes:
- the ATXN1 gene encoding ataxin-1, with protein MKSNQERSNECLPPKKREIPATSLPSEVKPVLPNENHRADNLAWLPSTPSSQGGLGGRHRPGGTSSVETGLQQGLHKSLSAGLDYSPPSAPRSVPASTTLPTVYSPALSQSGTPVSPVQYTHLQHTFQFVGPQYSGSYTGFIPSQLISPTANSATGAVAAATAVATTPSQRSQLEAYSTLLASMSGLSQQGHKVEPHLVRTPGLIAAGSPPPTQQNQYVHISSSSQSTVRNVSPPTIPVPLHPHQTVIPHTLTLGPSSQVVVQYTDSGGHFVTRDPPKKPESSRLQAMQAKEVLNGEIEKSRRYGISPSADMGLVKAGNKPAPHHYETRHVVVHSSPAEYGARDSSGVRASVMVVPNSSTPTADMEVQQATNRETSPAALNDKGSLHLGKPAHRSYALSPQQALGHEGVKAVATLSPHTVIQTTHSASEQLPVGLPATAFYAGTQPPVIGYLSGQQQAIGYPGSLPQHLVIPGTQSLLIPVGSADVEPSGVTPAIVTSSPQFAAVPHTFVTTAVPKSENFSAEPLTTQPAYQATMVQAQIHLPVVQSIASPAAAPPTLPPYFMKGSIIQLANGELKKVEDLKTEDFIQSAEISNDLKIDSSTVERIEDSHSPGIAVIQFAVGEHRAQVSVEVLVEYPFFVFGQGWSSCCPERTSQLFDLPCSKLSVGDVCISLTLKNLKNGSIKKGQPMDSASILLKHSKNDSLAGSRHRYAEQENGINQGSAQMLAENGELKFPDKIGLPAAPLLTKTEPSKPPATRKRRWSAPETRKLEKSEEEPPLTLPKPSFIPQEVKICIEGRSNVGK; from the exons ATGAAATCCAACCAAGAGCGGAGCAATGAATGCCTGCCACCTAAGAAGCGAGAAatccctgccaccagcctgcctTCAGAGGTGAAGCCGGTCCTGCCAAACGAAAACCACCGTGCAGATAACCTAGCATGGCTCCCCAGCACACCCAGCAGCCAGGGGGGCCTGGGGGGCCGGCACCGGCCCGGGGGGACGTCATCGGTGGAGACAGGCTTGCAGCAGGGTTTGCACAAGTCGCTGTCTGCAGGGCTGGACTATTCCCCGCCGAGCGCGCCCAGGTCTGTTCCAGCCTCCACCACTCTTCCCACGGTGTACTCGCCCGCCCTCTCCCAGTCAGGGACCCCTGTTTCCCCCGTGCAGTACACACACCTGCAACACACCTTCCAGTTCGTTGGGCCCCAGTACAGTGGATCGTACACCGGATTCATCCCCTCGCAGCTGATTTCCCCGACAGCCAATTCTGCGACTGGCGCCGTGGCGGCGGCCACAGCCGTTGCGACCACTCCATCCCAGCGCTCCCAGCTGGAGGCTTATTCCACTTTGCTGGCCAGCATGAGCGGCTTAAGCCAGCAGGGACACAAAGTTGAGCCACACCTGGTCAGGACACCTGGACTGATCGCCGCTGGGTCTCCTCCACCCACCCAGCAGAACCAGTACGTCCACAtttccagctcttcccagaGCACTGTCAGAAATGTCTCTCCTCCAACCATCCCagtccccctgcacccccatcAGACAGTGATCCCGCACACCCTCACCCTCGGCCCTTCCTCCCAGGTGGTGGTGCAGTACACCGACTCGGGGGGCCACTTTGTCACCAGGGATCCCCCCAAGAAGCCTGAGAGCAGCCGGCTGCAGGCGATGCAGGCCAAGGAGGTACTGAATGGTGAGATAGAGAAGAGCCGGAGGTACGGCATTTCACCCTCTGCTGACATGGGTCTAGTCAAAGCAGGCAATAAACCAGCTCCCCATCATTACGAGACCAGGCACGTGGTGGTCCACTCGAGCCCCGCCGAGTACGGCGCACGGGATTCCTCAGGTGTCCGAGCCTCCGTCATGGTGGTCCCCAACAGCAGCACACCCACGGCAGACATGGAGGTGCAGCAGGCCACCAACCGTGAGACCTCTCCCGCAGCCCTCAACGACAAGGGAAGCTTGCACTTAGGAAAGCCAGCCCACCGCTCCTACGCCTTGTCTCCGCAGCAGGCTCTGGGCCACGAGGGGGTGAAGGCAGTGGCCACGCTGTCCCCTCACACTGTCATTCAGACCACCCACAGCGCCTCCGAGCAACTCCCCGTCGGGCTGCCGGCGACAGCCTTCTACGCCGGGACCCAGCCGCCGGTGATCGGCTACCTGAGTGGTCAGCAGCAAGCCATCGGGTACCCCGGCAGCCTGCCGCAGCACCTGGTGATCCCTGGCACCCAGTCCCTGCTGATACCCGTCGGCAGCGCGGACGTCGAGCCATCAGGAGTCACGCCTGCCATCGTCACGTCGTCTCCTCAGTTTGCAGCAGTGCCTCACACGTTCGTCACCACCGCCGTCCCTAAGAGCGAGAACTTCAGCGCGGAGCCCCTCACCACCCAGCCCGCCTACCAGGCCACCATGGTGCAGGCGCAGATCCACCTGCCTGTGGTGCAGTCCATtgcctcccccgccgccgcccctcccaCGCTGCCCCCCTACTTCATGAAGGGGTCGATCATTCAGCTGGCCAACGGGGAGCTGAAGAAAGTAGAGGacttgaaaacagaagactTCATCCAGAGTGCGGAAATTAGCAACGACCTGAAAATAGACTCCAGCACTGTGGAGAGGATTGAAGACAGCCATAGCCCAGGCATTGCTGTGATACAGTTTGCGGTTGGGGAGCATCGAGCGCAG GTCAGCGTGGAAGTCTTGGTAGAATAccctttttttgtatttggaCAAGGCTGGTCATCCTGCTGCCCTGAGAGAACCAGCCAGCTCTTTGATTTGCCATGCTCCAAACTCTCGGTGGGGGACGTCTGCATATCACTCACGCTCAAGAACCTGAAGAACGGCTCTATTAAAAAGGGCCAGCCCATGGACTCAGCTAGTATCTTGCTGAAGCATTCAAAGAATGACAGTCTAGCTGGAAGTAGACACAGGTATGCGGAGCAGGAAAACGGGATTAATCAGGGAAGCGCACAGATGTTAGCTGAGAACGGTGAACTGAAGTTTCCGGACAAAATAGGATTGCCTGCAGCACCTTTGCTCACCAAAACAGAACCCAGCAAGCCCCCGGCAacgaggaagaggaggtggtCAGCTCCCGAAACACGAAAACTAGAGAAATCGGAAGAGGAGCCACCTTTGACTCTTCCCAAGCCTTCTTTTATTCCTCAGGAGGTTAAGATTTGCATTGAAGGTCGATCCAACGTAGGAAAGTAA